The following proteins come from a genomic window of Proteinivorax hydrogeniformans:
- the atpG gene encoding ATP synthase F1 subunit gamma: MQGIRDIKRRIKTVKNTQQITKAMEMVAASKLRKAQALAYTTRPYEKSLKEVASRVLTAGGDVEHKLIQPSKEGKPGYIVVTADRGLCGGYNSNVIKKACTIDKDNSYMITVGKKGKEALKARGYNIVAEFMDIGDLPSYNQARSVFETASKLLDQGIFSELNVIYTEFVNAMQQNVVLAKLTPVKSEDEKNSDNVYLYEPSAQQVFDTLIPKYLTGRIYRSLVESKASEHGARMTAMGSATDNATDMINELTLSYNKARQDSITQELIEIVSGAQALD; this comes from the coding sequence ATGCAAGGAATCCGGGACATAAAAAGAAGGATTAAAACTGTAAAAAACACACAGCAGATTACAAAAGCTATGGAGATGGTAGCTGCTTCTAAGCTGCGAAAAGCACAGGCGTTAGCTTATACAACTAGACCGTATGAAAAAAGCCTAAAAGAAGTAGCAAGTAGGGTTTTGACTGCTGGTGGGGATGTTGAGCACAAGTTAATTCAACCTTCAAAAGAAGGCAAGCCTGGTTACATAGTAGTAACGGCAGACAGAGGCCTTTGTGGTGGATACAATAGTAATGTAATCAAAAAGGCTTGCACAATAGATAAAGACAATAGCTATATGATAACAGTTGGCAAAAAAGGTAAAGAAGCCTTAAAAGCAAGAGGGTATAATATTGTTGCTGAGTTTATGGATATAGGTGATTTGCCGAGCTACAATCAAGCACGGAGTGTTTTTGAAACAGCTAGTAAACTTTTAGATCAGGGTATATTTAGCGAGTTAAACGTTATTTATACAGAGTTTGTAAATGCTATGCAGCAAAATGTAGTTTTAGCAAAGCTGACTCCTGTAAAAAGTGAAGATGAAAAAAATAGTGATAACGTATACCTTTATGAGCCTAGCGCTCAGCAAGTGTTTGACACCCTAATTCCTAAATACCTAACGGGAAGAATTTATAGAAGTCTAGTCGAATCTAAGGCCTCTGAACATGGGGCTAGAATGACTGCTATGGGCTCTGCCACAGATAACGCCACTGACATGATTAACGAATTGACATTATCTTATAATAAAGCAAGGCAGGACTCGATAACTCAAGAGTTAATAGAAATAGTTAGTGGAGCACAAGCTTTAGATTAG